One genomic region from Ralstonia pseudosolanacearum encodes:
- a CDS encoding FlxA-like family protein: MQLTSSSASTTASTGATGGSGSATEIERLQRQLKNLQKSLADLSTQGLPSTQLKEQQQLLSQQIQIVQAQIARLQSQKGLEQAEKRIENKQSSATGGNSATTKAQVTDKVTGSSGTADVRHQARQQSSHPASTSSTSSTSSTSSTSSTSSTSSTSSTTSIEPADPPQVSILA; the protein is encoded by the coding sequence ATGCAACTGACTTCCTCCTCCGCATCGACGACCGCATCCACCGGCGCCACTGGTGGAAGCGGCTCGGCAACCGAAATCGAACGGCTGCAGCGCCAGCTCAAGAACCTGCAGAAATCGCTCGCCGACCTGTCCACCCAGGGATTGCCGTCGACACAACTCAAGGAACAGCAGCAGCTGCTGAGCCAACAGATCCAGATCGTGCAGGCCCAGATTGCCCGCCTGCAGTCCCAGAAGGGGCTCGAGCAGGCCGAGAAGCGAATCGAGAACAAGCAGTCGAGCGCCACCGGCGGCAACTCGGCAACCACCAAGGCGCAGGTCACCGACAAGGTGACCGGCTCGTCCGGCACGGCCGACGTGCGGCACCAGGCACGCCAGCAGTCGAGCCATCCGGCCAGCACGAGCAGCACGAGCAGCACGAGCAGCACGAGCAGCACGAGCAGCACGAGCAGCACGAGCAGCACGAGCAGCACGACCTCGATCGAGCCCGCCGACCCG